The proteins below come from a single Holdemania massiliensis genomic window:
- a CDS encoding EAL domain-containing protein — protein sequence MKPEFEELSRRLIELYLGYRDEDGMLTDWLARDMTWFGAGKNESGSDAESLIRRIRKGDQGDPNPFEIQEDRIKVQLLDDKSVCVTALLTLKSVLQSGIEEKPLRFTLIFSLQGTDWKLVHMHHSVPVLLHSEKSLLNGSESELNYQKFRQAIRKMADSELEQVRCTDSLTGILNLEGFVLAVRKILNENPTQQFVIMKFGINRLRYLNQIHGYVMGDQVLKNIADNLKQMCQELEVCGHIERDNFAVLMVYTSKKDMDQRLWEMEKKLVDSSLRDRLHLQLSYRAGLYVTQPGKHEEVKDMLDKALTAQSWHRENRWESQYWYFESQMADQQFNDQQLLDDARRAMQRDQEFQLYIQPQIELTSEKVISGEALVRWLRKEDEIELPGQFIPLFEQTGFILDFDFYMLKLLCRQMRIWLDEGKQGIPISINQSRKHLGNPQYFERFCAVVDKWGIPHNLIVFELTESAFVEYNQEVMELVRQLHHEGFLLAIDDFGTGYTALNFLSMVAADILKIDRSLIADYENLRGQVILRKVIEMGKETEMTVICEGVEGEEQANLLKQMNCDIAQGFYFHRPMPADDFARLLPELKAG from the coding sequence ATGAAACCCGAATTTGAAGAACTGTCCAGAAGACTGATTGAGCTGTATTTGGGTTATCGGGATGAGGATGGAATGCTGACAGATTGGCTGGCCCGGGATATGACCTGGTTTGGGGCTGGAAAAAATGAGTCTGGAAGTGATGCAGAAAGTCTGATCCGCCGGATCAGAAAGGGAGATCAGGGGGATCCTAATCCTTTTGAAATTCAGGAAGACCGGATTAAAGTTCAGCTGCTGGATGATAAAAGTGTCTGTGTGACCGCACTGCTGACCCTTAAATCTGTATTGCAAAGCGGGATTGAGGAAAAGCCGCTGCGTTTTACTCTGATCTTCTCGCTTCAGGGAACAGACTGGAAACTGGTGCATATGCATCATTCTGTCCCGGTTCTGCTTCATTCAGAGAAATCTCTGTTGAATGGCAGTGAGTCTGAACTCAATTATCAAAAGTTTAGACAGGCCATTCGGAAAATGGCCGACAGTGAGCTGGAACAAGTCCGCTGCACAGATTCTCTGACGGGGATTCTGAATCTGGAAGGCTTTGTTCTGGCAGTCAGGAAGATTCTGAACGAAAATCCGACGCAGCAGTTTGTGATTATGAAATTTGGAATTAACCGTCTGCGCTATCTGAATCAGATCCATGGCTATGTGATGGGAGATCAGGTGTTGAAGAATATCGCTGATAACTTGAAACAGATGTGTCAGGAATTAGAAGTCTGCGGTCATATCGAACGGGATAATTTTGCTGTCTTGATGGTATACACCAGTAAAAAAGACATGGATCAGCGGCTGTGGGAGATGGAAAAGAAATTGGTAGATTCTTCGTTGAGGGATCGTCTGCATCTGCAGCTGAGCTATCGGGCCGGCTTGTATGTGACGCAGCCGGGCAAGCATGAGGAAGTGAAGGATATGCTGGATAAAGCTCTGACGGCTCAGAGCTGGCATCGAGAGAATCGGTGGGAAAGTCAGTACTGGTATTTTGAATCCCAGATGGCAGATCAGCAGTTTAATGATCAGCAGCTGCTGGATGATGCCCGCCGAGCGATGCAGCGAGATCAAGAGTTTCAGCTGTATATCCAGCCGCAGATAGAGTTGACAAGTGAGAAGGTCATCAGCGGAGAAGCGCTGGTTCGCTGGCTGCGCAAAGAAGATGAAATCGAACTGCCGGGTCAGTTCATTCCATTATTTGAACAAACCGGGTTCATCCTGGACTTTGATTTCTATATGTTGAAGCTGCTGTGCCGGCAAATGCGAATCTGGCTGGATGAGGGGAAGCAGGGAATCCCGATTTCAATTAACCAGTCACGCAAGCATCTCGGAAATCCGCAGTACTTTGAACGGTTCTGCGCGGTGGTCGATAAATGGGGCATTCCACATAACTTGATTGTCTTTGAACTGACGGAAAGCGCGTTTGTTGAATACAATCAGGAAGTAATGGAGCTGGTAAGACAGCTCCATCACGAAGGTTTTTTGTTAGCGATTGATGATTTCGGGACCGGCTATACCGCTTTGAATTTTTTAAGCATGGTCGCTGCCGATATTCTGAAGATTGATCGAAGCCTGATTGCGGATTATGAGAACCTGCGCGGGCAGGTGATTCTGAGAAAAGTGATTGAAATGGGAAAAGAAACGGAAATGACAGTCATCTGTGAAGGGGTGGAAGGAGAAGAACAGGCCAATCTTCTGAAACAGATGAACTGTGATATTGCCCAGGGATTCTACTTCCATCGCCCGATGCCAGCCGATGATTTTGCCAGGCTTCTGCCGGAGCTGAAAGCGGGCTGA
- a CDS encoding glycoside hydrolase family 1 protein has translation MNYQEKPRFPKNFMWGASSAAWQVEGAVNEGGRTPAIIDLNSQTKKPYTDNSITADHYHHYQEDVSLMAECGLSSYRFSIAWSRIIPDESRRVNPKGIEFYNHLINALIANHITPIVTLYHYDMPCWVDEKKGGWSDRRVIDEFEYYCQVCFENFGDRVKYWLTLNEQNMQIVYGDWLGVSKGCSDWFKDKWKINHIMNLCHAKAVIACHRLVPDGKIGPVPGYVPIYPETCKPADQIAAMNAEELTQKVWNDLYVFRKYNGFIQRYWKEYNIDPDIRPGDMELIQQAKIDFIALNCYRSNVAKAADKGSEMKELQLNKSGRKGEFVYPVYPGIYALAPNPYVQTNDWDWEIDPVAMRYMLRYVNDHYHLPMMITENGYGAHEEIAEDGGVHDQQRINFLRNQIFQVGLAIEDGCEVIAYNPWSFTDLLSTGNGMAKRYGLVFVNTTDAEIRDLKRIKKDSFYWYSKFIKSNGEVW, from the coding sequence ATGAACTATCAAGAAAAACCAAGGTTTCCAAAAAATTTTATGTGGGGTGCAAGCTCTGCAGCCTGGCAAGTAGAAGGAGCGGTCAATGAAGGCGGCAGAACCCCAGCCATCATCGACTTGAACAGTCAAACGAAAAAGCCCTATACGGACAACTCCATAACGGCAGATCATTATCATCACTATCAGGAAGATGTCAGCCTGATGGCGGAGTGCGGGTTGTCAAGTTATCGATTTTCCATTGCCTGGTCGAGAATTATTCCGGATGAAAGTCGCAGAGTGAATCCTAAAGGAATTGAATTCTATAATCATTTGATCAATGCCCTTATCGCGAATCACATTACTCCCATTGTAACGCTTTATCATTATGATATGCCTTGTTGGGTAGATGAAAAAAAGGGCGGTTGGTCAGACCGACGTGTGATTGATGAGTTTGAATACTACTGTCAGGTTTGTTTTGAGAATTTTGGGGATCGGGTTAAATATTGGCTCACCCTGAACGAACAGAATATGCAGATCGTTTACGGCGATTGGCTGGGTGTATCTAAAGGGTGTTCGGATTGGTTTAAAGACAAGTGGAAAATTAATCATATTATGAATCTTTGCCATGCGAAAGCAGTCATTGCCTGTCATCGCTTAGTGCCTGACGGCAAAATCGGACCTGTTCCCGGCTATGTTCCGATTTATCCTGAAACCTGCAAGCCAGCAGATCAGATTGCCGCAATGAATGCAGAAGAACTAACGCAAAAGGTTTGGAATGATCTTTATGTTTTTAGAAAATATAACGGATTTATTCAACGCTATTGGAAAGAATACAACATTGATCCGGACATTAGACCTGGGGATATGGAATTGATCCAACAGGCCAAGATCGACTTTATCGCACTGAACTGCTATCGCAGCAATGTGGCAAAGGCGGCAGATAAGGGTTCAGAAATGAAAGAGTTGCAATTGAACAAAAGCGGGAGAAAAGGCGAATTCGTTTATCCGGTCTATCCTGGGATTTATGCGCTTGCCCCTAACCCCTATGTCCAAACGAATGATTGGGACTGGGAAATTGATCCGGTGGCGATGCGGTATATGCTGAGATATGTCAACGATCATTATCATCTGCCGATGATGATTACTGAGAATGGCTACGGTGCCCACGAAGAGATCGCGGAAGATGGTGGTGTTCATGATCAACAGCGAATTAACTTTCTTCGAAATCAGATTTTTCAAGTGGGGCTCGCAATCGAAGACGGCTGTGAAGTCATCGCCTATAATCCCTGGAGCTTTACGGATTTATTAAGTACAGGTAATGGGATGGCCAAGCGTTATGGATTGGTCTTTGTGAATACCACGGATGCGGAAATCCGCGATTTAAAACGAATTAAAAAGGACAGCTTCTATTGGTATTCTAAGTTTATCAAATCCAATGGGGAAGTTTGGTGA
- a CDS encoding MurR/RpiR family transcriptional regulator, translating to MAADRLDLVHSLFSILNDSKADHPDFILARYFLENYSKLGELNIYDAADRCFVSRSSVRRFCQRLGYDNFKDLKEEFKRFNYQYNYFLQFAMRPDFESWMQNELEEMVQEFECLSVKENIAQIADKIYESSKIIFLSSYSTLMEVTEFQRPMVLSGKLIRILSERKVHDKVITNMQQNDLLVTVSASGNFAACVHDLIKTSKASKLLITTSHHPEITEGYDKVFYLGSKDYTHVKSVCGKYGLMYFFDLLYSTYIQKYGIKV from the coding sequence ATGGCAGCAGATAGACTTGATTTGGTTCATTCTTTGTTTTCTATTTTAAATGACAGTAAGGCTGATCACCCGGATTTTATTTTAGCAAGATATTTTCTTGAGAACTATTCAAAACTTGGTGAATTAAACATTTATGACGCAGCTGACCGATGCTTTGTTTCAAGAAGCAGCGTCAGGCGATTCTGTCAGAGATTAGGCTATGATAACTTCAAAGATTTAAAGGAAGAATTTAAGCGTTTTAATTATCAATATAATTATTTTCTGCAATTTGCAATGAGACCGGATTTTGAATCCTGGATGCAAAATGAATTGGAAGAAATGGTCCAGGAATTCGAGTGTTTATCTGTGAAAGAAAACATTGCGCAGATTGCGGATAAAATCTATGAAAGCTCAAAAATCATTTTTCTTTCTTCGTATTCAACGCTGATGGAGGTGACCGAGTTTCAGCGTCCCATGGTGCTTAGCGGAAAGCTGATTAGAATTTTGTCGGAGCGGAAAGTTCATGACAAGGTCATCACCAATATGCAGCAAAATGATCTTTTGGTTACAGTATCGGCTTCCGGTAATTTTGCGGCTTGCGTTCATGATTTAATAAAAACCAGCAAGGCGAGTAAATTATTGATCACAACTTCCCATCATCCGGAAATAACGGAAGGCTATGATAAAGTTTTTTATCTGGGCAGTAAGGATTATACCCATGTAAAAAGTGTTTGCGGCAAATATGGATTGATGTATTTCTTCGATTTGCTTTATAGTACATACATTCAAAAATATGGAATCAAAGTTTAG
- a CDS encoding glycoside hydrolase family 1 protein produces MNNEFPKDFLWGGATSAAQVEGGFHEGGRGPSHLDYLKHIPFAKREGKNLMQITEAEYWENKKQEEQANLAFRRGSDFYHHYQEDIRMFGEMGFKTYRMSIAWSRLFPTGTEKTPLKEGVELYHRIFKECHRYGIEPLVTMIHYDIPAYLTETLNGWENPKVIDYFLNYTKFLIDEYKDEVKYWLTFNEINMICWCPYLGGGLFVEKSHRNRLSCIHQALHHQFIASALTVKYAHDTAPNIKIGNMTQRSQYYPLTCRPEDVFLTLKNDQFNLFFNDVMVLGEYPYSILQYYEEQGITIDYVDNYEAILKAGTVDFISFSYYFTSVVNSDPEKREPVENFVKQQKNPYLQHSDWGWTIDPMGLRTALNVLYDRYHLPCFVAENGLGAVDVIAEDGKIHDDYRIAYLREHIKAMRDAIGDGVELMGYTTWGCLDLVSMSDIQMTKRYGLIYVDADDCGRGTYRRMKKESFDWYKKVIASNGQNLE; encoded by the coding sequence ATGAATAATGAATTTCCCAAAGATTTTCTGTGGGGTGGGGCGACATCAGCAGCACAAGTTGAAGGCGGATTTCATGAGGGAGGACGCGGACCTTCTCATTTGGATTACCTGAAACATATCCCTTTTGCAAAAAGAGAAGGAAAAAATCTCATGCAGATCACCGAGGCAGAATATTGGGAGAACAAAAAGCAGGAAGAACAAGCCAATCTTGCTTTCCGACGGGGCAGTGACTTTTATCATCATTATCAAGAGGATATTCGAATGTTTGGCGAAATGGGGTTTAAGACTTACCGCATGTCGATTGCCTGGTCACGATTGTTTCCCACAGGAACAGAAAAAACACCGTTAAAAGAAGGTGTTGAATTATACCATCGGATTTTTAAAGAATGTCATCGCTATGGTATTGAACCTTTAGTAACGATGATTCATTATGATATACCGGCTTATTTAACGGAAACGCTGAACGGCTGGGAAAATCCGAAAGTGATTGATTATTTCCTCAATTATACCAAATTCTTAATCGATGAATATAAAGATGAGGTGAAATACTGGCTGACATTCAATGAGATTAATATGATCTGTTGGTGCCCCTATTTAGGCGGCGGTCTGTTCGTTGAGAAGAGTCATAGAAATCGCTTATCCTGCATTCATCAAGCACTGCATCATCAATTTATCGCGAGTGCGCTCACAGTTAAATATGCGCATGATACAGCACCGAATATAAAAATAGGCAATATGACCCAGCGATCTCAATATTATCCCCTGACCTGCAGGCCGGAAGATGTTTTCTTGACGTTGAAAAATGATCAGTTCAATTTATTTTTTAACGATGTGATGGTGTTGGGTGAGTATCCATATTCTATACTTCAATATTATGAAGAACAGGGCATTACCATCGACTACGTTGACAATTATGAAGCGATTCTAAAGGCTGGAACCGTGGATTTCATTTCCTTCAGTTACTATTTTACCAGTGTTGTCAACAGTGACCCTGAGAAAAGAGAACCGGTTGAAAATTTCGTAAAACAACAAAAAAATCCCTATCTTCAGCATTCGGATTGGGGATGGACTATTGATCCGATGGGATTACGAACAGCCCTGAATGTCTTGTATGATCGTTATCATCTTCCGTGTTTCGTTGCGGAAAATGGGTTAGGTGCAGTCGATGTCATCGCGGAAGATGGAAAAATTCATGATGATTATCGGATCGCATATCTGAGAGAACACATCAAAGCGATGCGGGATGCCATCGGCGATGGGGTTGAGTTAATGGGATACACGACATGGGGCTGCCTCGATCTTGTCAGTATGAGCGATATTCAGATGACGAAGCGGTATGGATTGATTTACGTTGATGCTGATGATTGCGGCAGAGGGACATATCGGCGCATGAAAAAGGAATCTTTCGATTGGTACAAAAAAGTGATTGCTTC